The uncultured Trichococcus sp. DNA window AGAGGAAGCAGAAAACAAAATAGTGGCACAAGAAGTAGCAGAATCGATCTAAACAGGACAGGAGATTTGCACATGGATGGAATGGAATTGATTGCTTTTAATATAATCAGTAATGTTGGAATGGCCAAATCACTTGCTGTTGAAGCTTTGAGGGTTGCCCGGGAAGGCAAGTACGATGAAGCGGACCAAAAAATGGCCGAAGCATCGGAATGTCTTGTGAACGGACATCACGCACATGCTTCCTTGATCCAAAAAGAAGCCGCCGGGGAAAAAGTGGAATTCTCGCTGATCATCATGCATGCAGAAGATCAAATGATGGCGGCTGAGACAACAAAATTATTGATTGAAGAAATGATAGGAATGTTCAAGCAATTAAAGGACAAAGAAGTCAACACGGAAGAACAAAAAGTGCAGTGAGCATCATTTTTACTTCACTCAGACACAGAAACTGATGTTGATAGCGAGATAGTTTAGAGCATTTAGGGCACCCGGGAGACAATATACTCCTGGGTGCCCTATTTTTCGCCAAAAAGATTGAAAAAAGTGGACAAATGATATAGTGTTGGATTATGAACGCGAGTTTATGAATGAGAGGGGATGCGTACATGAATAGTACTGAAATTGCA harbors:
- a CDS encoding PTS lactose/cellobiose transporter subunit IIA; this encodes MDGMELIAFNIISNVGMAKSLAVEALRVAREGKYDEADQKMAEASECLVNGHHAHASLIQKEAAGEKVEFSLIIMHAEDQMMAAETTKLLIEEMIGMFKQLKDKEVNTEEQKVQ